A stretch of Falco rusticolus isolate bFalRus1 chromosome 2, bFalRus1.pri, whole genome shotgun sequence DNA encodes these proteins:
- the CWC15 gene encoding spliceosome-associated protein CWC15 homolog, which yields MTTAARPTFEPARGGRGKGEGDLSQLSKQYSSRDLPSHTKIKYRQTTQDAPEEVRNRDFRRELEERERVAAREKNRDRPTREHTTSSSVSKKPRLDQIPAANLDADDPLTDEDDEDEDLEDSDDDDTAALLAELEKIKKERAEEQARKEQEQKAEEERIRMENILSGNPLLNLTGPAQPQANFKVKRRWDDDVVFKNCAKGIDETKKDKRFVNDTLRSEFHKKFMEKYIK from the exons ATGACGACAGCAGCGAGGCCAACGTTTGAACCTGcgagaggaggaagaggaaaaggtgaAGGAGACTTAAGTCAGCTATCCAAACAATATTCCAGCAGAGACCTTCCTTCTCATACTAAAATCAAATACAG ACAAACTACTCAGGATGCTCCTGAAGAGGTTCGTAACCGTGATTTCAGAAGGGAGCTAGAGGAGAGAGAGCGGGTTGCTGCAAGAGAAAAGAATAGAGACAGACCAACCAGAG AACATACAACATCATCTTCTGTATCTAAGAAGCCTCGGCTAGACCAGATTCCTGCAGCAAATCTTGATGCAGATGATCCTCTTACTGAt GAAGATGATGAAGATGAGGACCTGGAAGACAGTGATGATGATGACACTGCAGCTCTTCTggctgaactggaaaaaatcaagaaagaacGAGCTGAGGAACAGGCTCGAAAG GAACAAGAGCAAaaggctgaagaagaaagaattcGGATGGAGAACATTCTGAGTGGTAACCCACTGCTGAACCTTACTGGCCCAGCACAGCCTCAAGCAAACTTCAAAGTGAAGAGGAG ATGGGATGATGATGTTGTGTTCAAGAATTGTGCCAAGGGGATAGACGAAacaaaaaaggataaaagattCGTGAACGATACTCTGCGATCAGAATTTCACAAAAAGTTCATGGAAAAATATATCAAGTAG